A segment of the Anopheles cruzii chromosome 2, idAnoCruzAS_RS32_06, whole genome shotgun sequence genome:
CGCCATTCCTTCGACCCAGGGGACTCCTTGACTACTGACCACCGaccgagctgtgtgtgtgtgtgtttgtgggttaTGCTCGGCGTTCCTTTGCCGGCCATAATTTGCCTGCTCGCGCGTTACCTGATTTCTACTTTCAGCGGTTCATGGTGGGTTGTGAGGTGACCACTTCGCTTGGGCCAGGACATCGCGACATGCGAAAAGCGCGATTGGCAAGGAATGTGAGCCACTTGCGGTGCGGAAAAAAGGAatgaagaaaacatttaaccggggttcgtttgtttcttctctGGCCAACCGCCTCGGATGGTACCCAGGGAGAGTCCCACGGAGAGAGTGGTGTTGGGCCGACCTACATTCCGGCCGGTCGTGTGAGGGAGAAGTTGGTTTATTTGGTTTGGGCACTATTTTGTACAGTTTTATCACTGCTCAACGCATAACTCGCGGACGAAATTGCTCAATTGCGGCActtcgccggtgccgggttgcGCTGTAGAAGTCGTTTGCTCCCGAATCCCTGGCTAGTGTTACTTTATTTGtaagtttattgtttatttttttggtttttcgtcAAAAACCACATCAAtgctttaatttattatttgaagTACCTTAGCAAATTCAATTAGAAATTAAATCAATGAAGGAATTTAGGTTAGGTGAGCGACAATCCGCAACAAACCCTAGTTAACCGTGTCGTGGAGGCCTCGTGACGAGAATCGACTGGTCAAACAGTTGGCCTATTATTTGCGTAATTTAATCGGCCATACACACACCCGCCCAGCCCGAACGGGGAAACATAATCGGACCCGAGCCAATTTCCTTGACTTCTCgaccgctgcgctgcgaccgatttatgaatgaatgtgAGGGCCCTGGGACCGGAGAcccttcttcttcgttcggcttcgatgccgatgccgattggCGGAGGCTCGAGGCTCttgctattgtttttactAAAAATAGTGGCCACTTCTGGTGGGGTATGATTTCGGACCACCGTGGAGTTCCCGGGGTACCCGGGGCACGGCACACGTGTGCGCCGTCAATAAGGAAATTTTTGAGAAGGTACCAGTCCAGTCGATTTGGCTCCAAATTTAGCCGGGGGTCGAGGTAAACTAGAAAGTGATTTAGTACGGTAGATGGGCCTTTCCGAACGTTTCGATATAGCCGGTgccacgtggcgtggcgagacACGGTAAATATCGAAAATCCGCTGACACAAACCGAACAATTAATGCATCAAAACTCTCTTCTAAATTAGGGCCAATTAGGTTCTGGAAAGCCAAAGTGCTGTCGgtgaaatcaaattaaaagtATAGCTTTGAACCGTTTGTTAAACGTTTAGTCTACAAATATAATCATCGGTCCATTGCTTCGAATCTGGCGCTTATCTGGCATCTCTCAAATTACGGTATTTAAACTCCACATTGAACTAAATCAGAAAATAACTAGAGTCACGAAATAGATTATCACATCTGACCGCGCGGCCACCCGCCGCTAGGCTGTCTATCTTCGGCTCGATTATAATTTGAGCACCGAGAACTGAGCGGCTCGTCGTTGTGGAAAGTAAGTCGATCGCTGTGCCCAACCCTATCGGAACCGTTGGCCCGCAAACCCGCAAACCCGGTGTTGCTGTTTATCGCGCCCCGAATTGCGTGACAACCACGATTTCCCTTTCCGACGTGCAAAACGTGAATCCAGGTGCCTCGGTCCCGGGTgccggtgaaagtgaaaaacttCGTCCGCCCATGCGCTCATTAACCGAAAGTTGTCTCAAAAAGTTctttccggtcggccggccggccgccgaggGCCTCGTGCGGAAAAGTGCCTTCGATGCTGCCACGAGAGTGTTGACACGCAAGCAACGAACCCTCGAAAGGGGTTTTTTGGCCAGGTGATCTGTTTCGAGTACCCGAAGCGTGGCACAGAACTGGCacattttttgtgctttcgAGGTGGCGGCaataatttgcataaaagtGCCCCCTCTCCATATTTACCACcctttgttttgtgtgatttatttatttgctgaGTGGCCAATGGGGAGAACGGCACGCCCTCACGTTTGTACGCGGTGATTGGTGATAGTTTCGGTCACCTCGTAAAGAGTAGCGTTTGTGGGCAAAGTTTATTGGCAGAACACGACGGTAATGGTTAACggtttgtttgaatgttttatgttgctaaATAAATGTTAACccacttaaaaaaatgtccGCACAATGCCAATAATGATTAGGATCGGTCAGCTCTTAAGTtaagtttccgtttcgttacGGCCACAGTCTCAATGTCTAAATGAATCCCTTCAACGCTTCGAACACTTTCGAGatagtttatgtcattttcATGCAAAATTCAACCCCTTCAAGGTGGAGTGTAGATTATAGTCCCACATTGGGTCAGTGTGGTCTGTAATCATACTTATAATGCCATCAGAAGCCTCCTTTTGATAATTACTGCAATCGGTGCCACTTTCTCATCCATCACTACGCTCGCTACTTTGCAGAACGATTGCGCTGCAAGAGGAAGTCCTTCCTGTCGACCCCTAAAATACGTGACCCGTCACGCTTCCCGCCACCGGCATTCCCCGGCCAGCTCGGTATCCCTGAGGCCAGGATGTACGGTCAGCATGACGACCGCAGCCAGAGCAGTACCGCCCGAGCATCAGCAGCTACGTCGGcgcaccggtaccggtacgCGCATCAGCATCGCCACCTGGAGGGCTACGGTTCGACCTCCACGCAATCGTCATCGCTGGAAAACCAAAGATCCTACGACcaaccgaagcagcagcatcagcaacatcaaccaCACAGTGCCAGCACCGCGAGtgccacgacgacggggacgaccGCGAGTTTGTTCGGAGATCCGGTGTTGCCGGCGACGCGTCACGCCGATCTGCTCGGGGGCGAAGACCTGTACCAGAACCTGAAGAACAACATCGAGCAGTACCACGCGAAGCTGTACAGTGCGCAGGAGAAGCAGCGCCAAGCGGAACGAGATGCACTGTTCGAGCAGTTCACGAGTCGGGCGGTGGCCTCGGACCGTACGACGTACGGGCGGACGGGTTCGGCGGCGCCCGGGGCCAACCCGATCGCCGGAAGTAGCGTCACGACGTACGATGGGATGCCTCCGAGGAGGCGCAGCATCGTGAGGACGCAGTCGGCCGGATTTGCCGCGGATTTGGGGGTCAGTCGGTGAGTGAGCTTTTCTGTTTGCTAATTGTTGTGTCcttttgaattattttgttCATTCGTTATGCTTACTCCGAAACTTATTTTTAATATTATCTTCTTCTTACTTGCCTTTTACCGGTCTAAATATTTCTGTAATCATTTTCTTGGCCAATAATCGTTAAATCGCATGGCCGAACCTATTTAAAAAGGTAATTTTTAATCGGCCGTGTCTTATCTTAATTCGCCGTCCATAAATATTTGAGCAAAACTAAATGGGCTCGTAATTTCCCCGTGTCCGAGCCCGATACAGGAAAACAATTATAACGTTACGTCATTAAGGTGCACGGCACGCTCCATCGCGTCACAGCGACCGGAGTTCAGGAGTTCGCCGCTGAGGGCATGACGAATAAACCCTTCTCGGCCGCACtggttccgcttccgctgcaTCGGACTGTGGGCCCCAGGAATGCGCGCCCGCGTTGGCCGCGAGTGGACCGAGTGAAAAATGTCATCACTTTGATGACGTGACACGTAGCGTAGGCCGTGCCGTCGTTAAGAATTTCCTTAAAAGGGTCCACGGGGCTCTATTATTAGCAAAGACAGTCCAGGCCAGGCAAGACCAGGGAGCACGAAAGTCATGATCTCACCGTGGGGCAGGGTTTTTGTGTTCGTTCTGCTGAAGCTATTTTTATGGACCACTtaccagccggccggccgatggaaCGCCGCTCAGGGAAGGAAAGTGCTTTGATCCTATTTTCCGTTCCCAAGGACCGCAAGCCGGTCACttttttggtcgatttgtggatatttcgtttctttcggttctTTAAATAGTGCGACCAACTATCTTTATGTGTTGCTTCTGCCCCGGGAGCCCCGCTGGTTTGGCCTTTTCCAAATGTCATTCCTGTTGCAAGCTCTTGCcggcttttttttcgggtcACATTCCTTGTGGTAACATTTGAACATTACATTTATTTACTACGCCAAAACTACATTCTTCTCAGTGGGCCTCTTATGGGCAAAACTCGACCCCTTTGTCACGGCTAATGTCCAGCCATGACGTTCGGCCTTTTTGGCGGTCAGCCGACGACAGAGACCGATTCCTACGAATCCGTGCGCTCCATTATCTCCCTGAACTTATCCTCATCGCGCGCGAAGGTGACGTGGTGTGAACGGAACGACGCTGCACACGACGGCCTGGCCGTTAATCTACATAAAAAGTGTGCTAAAGTGGAAAAGAGAACCTGAAAGCGGTTGGAAGCGACACGCCATGGCACGACTGACCAACTTGCGGGCCACGCGTCGGGTCAAACGCTTATATACTTTGGCCGGCAGGCAGAGTGCTGCAGTTCCGAACCGGTTCTTGCCGACCGGTTCGTTGTCAACGTGGCGGACTAACGGCTGAAGGTATATAACGCCCGGTCACTCACAGTAGGTAGCGTCCTGTGGTTCCCAGTGAGCAAAATTGAGTGCCCCGAGCCGAAGCTTCACGAAGCAGTCGAAGAATTTTATAAGAACCTATATGATTTTTCTATGGACCGATTACTCAGGTTCCCCAAAAGTTTTTCGAATGGCGCAAGGGCCGTTTTTCGACCAAAATTCTCTCgcgcgtgccccttgtctctctccctcttttctatgtgtcccctctccctctttctttctctcgtatcccctgtcggttcccgaagtaaaaatgcagaggttcggtttcggtttcggttttcggtttattttcggttttttttgcgtctctttcgctcactcgtctatttcacggtttcacttccCTACCTATTTGTGCATTCCTGGCGCTATGcagcgttggctgtgtgtggggtctgcgttggtggcggtagtggCATCCATCGAGCACATTGTTTCGCGTACACACATTGTCGGTGGTCCAGCCGGGTTTATGTTTGCTGCGTAGATCGTTTCGcgcgtggtcttcgatgcatttctcaaaggaagagaagaaagtaaattgttgttagattgtttgcattgcaatcctgTTATTTgttcttaccttttccacaaactgacgAGATAACTGACGAGACACCTGACTGAaacgagaaaagtgaaaacttttgaacattattttgctgtcactgaacactgtccaataaacttacctgtattattttatcaggatTAAACATGATGGTACgagatgcacttgcacttggaaCATTGCACTTAGGAGTAACAAATTGAGAAATGGCACTTAGAGCAAGGTAAATTTGCAGAGCAAAATTGGTCTAAGTCCCGGCAGCATGCTTTCCTGGACTCAGACAGTTTTAGACTGCAAGCAGCAGCTTCGGCCGGCTTGctcgacctcgctgtctctttttttctattccttttctttccctcATCCGTTCGTCTTTCAcatgctcgcggtcgcttcgtttctcggcccttcctcccttccctctccgggtaaatgaaacccacaagctcgcgttcgtattgcctctcggctctggcacccctcctctccaggtaatttgaacccacaagctcgcgcgtggaactctcttctctcgtggtttcctccactcttttccgccgctgcccacgagcggaccctcacgagcccgcctgcccgtcttttctcttcctcgtcgcaggcagagggggttcggtttcagccttcctcatcccttcctcaggccgaggggtacctcgggcactcaaaattgttcactgggttgGAGTGCCCCCgaggtctctctctctctctgagcaGTAGTTCTGAGGTCCTAACGGTGAGGTGACACGCATACCACAAGCGACCGGCTAACACCTTGCGGAATGCGAGATTTGGAGCTTTCGCAGGGCGTttagcaaaacaaagaagGGTCCCAGAAGGGGTTGCTTGGATTGCTTCGGAAGCTTTTAAAGCTTTGGATGAGCTTTCGCGCAAAAatgtatttaattttaaaaggaCAATTTTAAAACTAACTTCCAAAATCAAATCTCCCATCAGGTCGAACCTGCTCGATATGGATCTGTTGAAGCCGAACGAGTGGATCGACTTCACGGAGCACGAGTACCAGCACAGCCTGATCCCGACGAACAGCCGCACGGTGGCCGACGTGCAGCAGCTGGCCAGCGGCAACATGAGCCGCCGGATCGAGAACGGTGTCTTCCAGAATCCgagggccgcggccgccgctcgGACGCTTCGGCGAAGCTCTACGACTGATTCCAGTCTTTACGGCGTGCACGCGGGGGCCACCTTCAGTGAGATGGCCAACGGCGATCGGCCAACGTTTACGGTGCTCGGTCACGGCATGGGGTACGGCGCAGGGGACGATGATGCTGCACTGCCATTCGGGGGAATCCGAGATCCGAGGTCGGGGTCGGCGAGCGAAACGAGCAGCGAGTACGAGCGGATGCTACGGTACGGTCGGACCGATCCATCGACTGCCATCATTAGGGATAAGATCAACACGGGGTCCAACAATAGGTGAGTGGCGATGTTGATCTCTTTTCTAACGTCTAGAAAAACTCACCGGAACTAAGGAAAAATTTTATCTTTGAAGTaaagcaccaggcgtctccattccATATTCTaattaacactagatataccacaccagtcattttgactggtcgggcagtttgaatggcaaatttccactacatgtaattttttttcccccaaatgatgttatgacttttaatagctctaagcatagaatacatttcacaaataaacttttttttatatatgttggtaaaaaaaatgtttttttttttggagatttataCCATACCAGTCAAAATAACTGGTCCCTTAttccatgaacaaatttaggccaaaaagggcaattgttgctctgaatatgattgggcagtagattgggcactccagaccattgatgtgtgcaattattttggaatatatacgaatttgtacagagttagaagactctagagttttggggaaaaagtggaagcAAACTTGAAGGCATTCTTAtgtagttcggcaacgtagCAGGCAACGttcttatgtagaaattgtgtccaaagtgataaaaattaaatgttttctgttatataaaaatgtatacaaatccatttatcgtttacaattaacattactaaacttgttttaatttttttatagattttttttaacacttgaagtcataaaaagcaatttttcacatgaccagtcattttgactggtctggtataaataggtatattgaaaacggtggtcTATCTAGTGTTAATTTGCTTATTTTATTGCAAAGCATCAGGCGACTCCATTGGAGGCCATCGGCTATTTAAACTTGTTGATTATTTAATGTTATGTTATTCTACTAGCAAACTAATTTAGAAATAAGGTACAATAATAATCAATATCATTGGAGAAGAAAATCTTTCTATTTGCCAATGAGTTAGACGAACCTTTCCTTATCGTTTGTGATCCTTAGGAGTGGCTTTACTAGGTTTGGTAGTGTACATAAGACTTTACATTCATTTGTTGTATTTAATTTGTAAATGGCCAAGCCTCAAAATGGCTTCTTCGAGcaaagcaccaggcgtctccatcaatTTCCTATTTCAATTTAGTCTTGATTGAACATTACGTTTAATCagtttgaatttttcttcTTAAGTTATCATTACAACACTCTTAAGCCAATTATATATTAGAGAACGAAGTTAGATCCTCTCTCGAATGAGTAAAACTGATCAGTTTTGTTACAAAacacctggcgcctccattcgaGTGTAAAATTTCGGAAACATCGATTCAAACATAATACACGGCGTTGATTCGCGCTGAAGCTTGCCATGTTCTCTAACGTCATCTCCTGCCCATTTGTCTTGCAGAGTGTCCGACACCCGCCAGCATAAGAACACCGccttcaccatcatcagcgaGGTGCTGCCAAAGTCGAGTTCGTTCGATCTGATCGGTGGAGGGCGCTACTCGCCATACCGCGACAAGCACCGACTCGCTTCGTCCCGTATCCTGTCGGCGAGCTCGGCTCTCACGGGTCATCCCCAGTCCGTGGGCTACTACGACTATGGATCGGCGGGTTACGCCGAATCGGGACCCGAGGATGGCGGCAGTTCGCTTTACACGCGCCTTGGCCGTCGCCTCAGCCACACGGAGCTATCGCTCACCCCGAACGGCCTCCAACCGGGGGCCGACCAACGgcgaccgccaccgacgaaggCCAGAACGTCGCTGTCGCTCGGGGGCAGCCATCCGGGCCGGCGGCAGCGAGGTGTGCTGAAGGTGCTCCACAAGAAGGCGGAAGGCGGCGCGGGGCGCCAAAGTGCCAAAGTGACAATCACGCAAACGGCGGACGGAGGCCGCAGCTCGGTGACACCGACCCCGAGTGAAAGCTACTCCGCCTCGGGGACCGCCACCACGCCGGACACGGACCTCGGCCGGATTCCCGAGCATCAGCTGCGCAACATGAAGCTGTTCGGCTACAAACCCTTCTCGAGccgaccgccaccgctgtcgccggtgccggacaAGGGCTCCTCGATGGAGAGCTCCCAGGCGGACCTGAAGCTGGACGCGGGGGGTGCCGAaggagcaggaaaaaaagacgaaaaatcGGGCGGTCTCCGGGCACCCGTCTTCAACATCCGTGGGCTACTCCTGTCCCCTCGTTTGAGGGGCAAAAGTAAGGATGCTTCGCCTCAGAAAGCGGCCGATGGAGGTGCGGTCCCCGCCGTCGAAGCCGCACCCACCGGGAAGGACGAAGCGGCACCAGCGGCGCCACCAGCCGCTGGATCCCCGCCGAAGAAGCGACGCTTTAACCTGGCCCGCGCCATCATCGAGAGTGCGCGGCGAAGCGAcccagaaccggaaccggagcccgAAAAACCCCCGCCGCAGCCGACGAAGTCACCTCGCAAAGGGAAGGACGACCGGAAGGAGTCGTTGGTCGGGAGCCGAAAGGCCGCCCTCCAGAGGCTGGGCATCGTGCGGTCCGGCGTTCGCAAGGACTCGGAGGGGAACGGTGTGAAGGAGAAGCGaaagccggccggcagcgCGAAAGGAAAGAAGACACCGGCGAAGGGGAAGGAAGCGAAGGGAAAGGAAGCGAAGCGGAAGCCCACGACCGGGGGTTTTGGGTTGCGTGGAAAGCTTCGCGGAGCGACGGGACGTGGACGgtacgaggacgaggaggacgattaCGATCGTTACGACCCGTACGAggatcacgacgacgacgagcggggGAAGAAaggcaagaagaagaaacccacggccggtggtggtggtggaatgcTGAAGAGTGCCCTAAGTTATGCGGCCAGCTTCCGGTCGAAGAAGGCGCCCCCCGTTCCGGACACGGCGAGAGGTGGAACTGCCGGCCCCGGTGGTCGTCCGGGACGGCCGGGTGGAAAGCCAAGCGTGCCGGACAAGGCGGCCGGTCGAGGACAGCCGGTTGGTGGCGGAACACCCGGAAGCCGACGGAGGGACACGGCGAAGAGCGCCCAAAAGGAGGGACCCCGAGCGGGGACAAAACAGTCGgtggtcgtcggtggtcgtgTGAAGAGCGGGAAGGGAGCCGGGCCAGGCCCGACGACCGGGTCATCGAGCCGGGCCAAGTCGGCTGTAGGATCGAGAGGAAGGACCCTCCGACGGAGCAGCTCAGCGCTGGCCATGGAAACggggcagcagcggcggatGAATAAATTGTACGAGAAGAACCAGaaagccacttccggtgcggggggtggtggtggtggtggtggtgcggggtCTGGCgcggtcgggcggtcgggAGCCAAGAACACCAGCACGCTGGTGAGCGAacggaaggcgaaggaagctggtggtggcaTCGCGAAGAGCGACAGTCGTGGAGAGATCCGTGGGAAaggcacttccggtggtggggATGGTGGGACGCCGTCGTTCGAGAAGCGTGACTCGGACCGGTCACTGAAGAAGAGCGACAGCAACAAGTCACTGGCGAAGATGGCGGGCGGCAAGGGCGGCAAGAAGAGCGACTCGAAGAGCTCGCTGACGACGAAGCGATCGGATTCGCGATCAAGTCTCTACCAGAtggcggggggtggtggcgtcggtggcggcgacggaacggatacttccggtgccggtgagctCGGCAAGAGTCCTCTCAATTCCTTCGTCGATGGAGCGGCGGGTGGCGCGGCGGATGTGAAGTCAGCCCGACCGACACCGAAGCTGCAGAGCAAAGGATCGCTCCTGAGTCTGCTGAGTATGAAGAGCAGCAGGCGGAATGTGGATGGTGGTGGAGCTCAGCGACCGGATACGGCCACGACGGCCAGtgtggcaacggcggcggaagGAGCGATCGGTGCTTCCTCGACCCGCCTTCAGTCGGCTTCGGTGCGTGgggcggcagcggccaccactgccaccggtgACCCCGGCGAAGGAGGAGGAGTAGCGGACATCGGCGGATCGAAGGCGGCCGGGATGAACGAGAGACCACCGAGCACGAAGCCGTTGCGGCGGCTGATGAGCCGCGGGTCGCTGCTGTCGATCAAAAGCATCGCTCACGCGCGATCCTTCACCAACctgcggccaccgacggccggcggaacGGCCGCAAGCGGTGGTGAGGCCGCTGACGGGGATCGCAAATCGGCGAAGGGTGCCGGTGAGGGGGCGATGGGTGGCCAAGCGATGACCAAGGTGACGGAGGGCTCACAGGAGCACGACGACACGACGGACACGGAAGCGAGCGGAGGTGGCGCGGGTGGAGGCGATGGCTCGATGGGGGTGGCAACGCACGAGctgacggtggccggtgacggtgaggGGGAGAAGGTTTCGAACGAGTACAACGGCGAGCGGCTGTTGACGAGCGGGGTGGGCGGAAGGCGCTCGCCGATGGCCGACCAGCGCCAGAAGCAGGCGGGcagcccgggtcccggggacAACGTTTCAAGTGCCAACACGGAGTCGATGCGCGACCGAACGACGGGAGGCCAAGCGGGCGGCGATCACGGCGCGGGAACACGGGGCAGCAACAGGTGAGTGGgcgcatttctttctttctttctttcttgttttttcaatccctctttctttatttatttattgttcattcttgctttctttctttctttctttctgtctttctttctttctttctttctttcttccttttttcttttctttctttctctctctctttcttcctttcaTTCTCCCTTTTCTATCTTTCTTGCTTCCtttattgct
Coding sequences within it:
- the LOC128277170 gene encoding protein stum, translated to MYGQHDDRSQSSTARASAATSAHRYRYAHQHRHLEGYGSTSTQSSSLENQRSYDQPKQQHQQHQPHSASTASATTTGTTASLFGDPVLPATRHADLLGGEDLYQNLKNNIEQYHAKLYSAQEKQRQAERDALFEQFTSRAVASDRTTYGRTGSAAPGANPIAGSSVTTYDGMPPRRRSIVRTQSAGFAADLGVSRSNLLDMDLLKPNEWIDFTEHEYQHSLIPTNSRTVADVQQLASGNMSRRIENGVFQNPRAAAAARTLRRSSTTDSSLYGVHAGATFSEMANGDRPTFTVLGHGMGYGAGDDDAALPFGGIRDPRSGSASETSSEYERMLRYGRTDPSTAIIRDKINTGSNNRVSDTRQHKNTAFTIISEVLPKSSSFDLIGGGRYSPYRDKHRLASSRILSASSALTGHPQSVGYYDYGSAGYAESGPEDGGSSLYTRLGRRLSHTELSLTPNGLQPGADQRRPPPTKARTSLSLGGSHPGRRQRGVLKVLHKKAEGGAGRQSAKVTITQTADGGRSSVTPTPSESYSASGTATTPDTDLGRIPEHQLRNMKLFGYKPFSSRPPPLSPVPDKGSSMESSQADLKLDAGGAEGAGKKDEKSGGLRAPVFNIRGLLLSPRLRGKSKDASPQKAADGGAVPAVEAAPTGKDEAAPAAPPAAGSPPKKRRFNLARAIIESARRSDPEPEPEPEKPPPQPTKSPRKGKDDRKESLVGSRKAALQRLGIVRSGVRKDSEGNGVKEKRKPAGSAKGKKTPAKGKEAKGKEAKRKPTTGGFGLRGKLRGATGRGRYEDEEDDYDRYDPYEDHDDDERGKKGKKKKPTAGGGGGMLKSALSYAASFRSKKAPPVPDTARGGTAGPGGRPGRPGGKPSVPDKAAGRGQPVGGGTPGSRRRDTAKSAQKEGPRAGTKQSVVVGGRVKSGKGAGPGPTTGSSSRAKSAVGSRGRTLRRSSSALAMETGQQRRMNKLYEKNQKATSGAGGGGGGGGAGSGAVGRSGAKNTSTLVSERKAKEAGGGIAKSDSRGEIRGKGTSGGGDGGTPSFEKRDSDRSLKKSDSNKSLAKMAGGKGGKKSDSKSSLTTKRSDSRSSLYQMAGGGGVGGGDGTDTSGAGELGKSPLNSFVDGAAGGAADVKSARPTPKLQSKGSLLSLLSMKSSRRNVDGGGAQRPDTATTASVATAAEGAIGASSTRLQSASVRGAAAATTATGDPGEGGGVADIGGSKAAGMNERPPSTKPLRRLMSRGSLLSIKSIAHARSFTNLRPPTAGGTAASGGEAADGDRKSAKGAGEGAMGGQAMTKVTEGSQEHDDTTDTEASGGGAGGGDGSMGVATHELTVAGDGEGEKVSNEYNGERLLTSGVGGRRSPMADQRQKQAGSPGPGDNVSSANTESMRDRTTGGQAGGDHGAGTRGSNSDEFEDEDTLKCSKCCSACCAPCWTRTCLPFRRCFRWSGCCGGRLGKRNANGERKPTTTKAKADGAGGTEHTDHRTGCWARLLGCCRRCRNSKTSPETAIVPQRQGAEPGTKKSCWQSLNCCASCRRNKSRELVPRSSIDSDPVDEENRSRCRSCWSKLLCCCRPKDKGKPTTTVKRHRMEEQPVEMETVKCCFCFKRQRPKVKAKPKRKAPVKSTFNCLSCCMMCCRKKGDNQSRRASNFSKKQSIAPTIPPEDLRPKIDMSLVEHSSLMRGAIPVLPICLAYFCLFLNVVAPGTGTVLSGGLCLCIGKPRFSQHDSIKGRIGSFIINCIVGVSQLFTIIFCVVGWGWAIWWGTIMLRLAKQHRKILEMEAAQQEGEDQTTLSDRTGASNPPVALVSKTHRDVETGR